The nucleotide window ATCTGTTCCTTATGCCGTCGCAGTATGAGCCCTGCGGCCTGGGGCAGATGATAGCTTTTTCATACGGCGCCGTTCCTGTCGTCAACAAAGTGGGCGGGCTCCTGGACACGGTATCCGAATATTCTCCCCACAGGAAAACGGGCACGGGTTTTCTGCTCGAGGATTACAGTTCCGCCGCTCTTGAAAAGGCTCTGCGCAAAGCCATGGGCATTTATGCCCGGCCGGCTCTCTTCAGGGAATTGTCCGCGCGCTGCATGAGACAGAGATTTTCGTGGCAAAAATCCGCTTTAAAATATATACGGCTGTATAACAAACTCATAGCTGAAGCCGTTGAGGAGAACAGATAATGGAAATAGGCATCTCCACAGGGCTTTTTTATCACAAGGATATTTTCCCCTGCCTTGATAAGTTCGCCCGGGCCGGTTTCCAGAATATAGAGATCTGGGCCGGAGCGGGGGATTGGGGGAAAAACACCCACTTTGATTATAACGACGAAGATGTGCTGGTCAAGATCAAGACGATGGCGTCTCTTAAAAAAATGAATATATGTTCCGTGAACGCGCCTTTCAGCGGTAATCTTGATATTTCCTCTGTTGATGAGATACAGAGGAGCATAGCTGTGAGCGAAATAAAAAAAGCCGTTGTGCTGTGTGAATTTTTCAAAGCGGGGTATCTCGTCGTTCATCCGGCGGTGAAGGCCCTGCCGCTGACGGACAGGGCTTTCGTGGAAAAGAAAATCAGCCAGGTAAAAAAAAGCCTGGCCGATATCCTTGATAACGCCATGCTCCACGGGGTGAAGATCGCCTGCGAAAACCCCTCCCCGAATCTTCTGGGGGGCTGGGCGCAGGACCTCATGGAAATAATAAAGGATTTTCCCAAAGAGCACATGGGGATATGCCTTGATACCGGACACGCGAACCTGATAGAGCCGCCGGATCAATATCTTGAGAAAATGGCGCCGCGCCTGATGGCGCTGCATGTGTCGGATAATTCCGGAGATTATTCTTCCCATCTTCCTCCGGGTGACGGTAAAATAGACTGGAAGAAATTCGCCGCGGCGCTGCATAAATGCGGTTTTAAGGGTGTGTTTATGCTGGAGATACTCGGCGCCGCGCGGTTTTCGGATCCCGCGCAGGTGTTGAAAAAAGCCTTTGATAACGCGTCGGAAATCGTGAGAAAGGGGGATATGTGAAGATAGGGATAATGTCGGATTCGCATGAAAACATGCCGGCGATATCCGAGGCCGTGAAAATCTTTAACCTCGAGAAGGTGGAGAAGGTTTTTCACGCCGGAGATATGATCTCCCCCATAACGCATGCCGAATTCAGAAAACTCAAATGTCCCATGATAGCCGTTTTCGGCAACAATGACGGCGAGAGGGCATACCTCAGGGAGAAATTCAGGGGGCTGGCGGAATTTTATGATTTTTACAGCGGCGCCTGCGGCGGACGAAGGGTGTTCATGGTGCATGTGCCGGATTTTGTTGAGGATATAGCATCTAAAGGCAATTATGACATTGTCATATACGGACACACGCACAAAACCGACATAAGAAAATCGGGCGGTGCGCTGATAATCAATCCCGGCGAATGCGGTTCATGGCTTCTGGGAAAAAAATCCGTGGTTATACTTGAAACAGAGGATTTATCCCACAGGCTGATAGATTTGAGTTAAAGGGAGGTTCGGCTTTATGGATATGATTGACATTCTGACGGCGGCGGTTAAGATGGGGGTTTCCGATATTCATGTTGTGCCGAAAAAACCCGTGATGGTCAGGAAAAACGGTGCCATGATCCCGCTTCCCGAATATCAGGACACGCCTCTTTCGGGAGATGATACAAAAACGCTTATATACGGAATGCTCCTCGACGATCAGAAGAGCCAGTTTGAGGAGCACCACGAGCTTGACTGCTCTTTCCAGATAGAAAATATCAGCCGCTTCCGGGTCAATGTCCTCATGCAGAAAGACGGCGTCGCCGGGGTGCTTCGAGTTATATCTTCGGCAATACCGTCTCCGGAAGCGCTGGCCTTCACGCCGGCCATGATGGAATGCATGAAATATCCCAGGGGCATGGTGCTCGTCACAGGGCCCACGGGTTCGGGTAAATCCACGACTCTCGCGGCGATGCTCGAAACGATCAATAAGGAAAGGAAGGATCACATCCTCACCATAGAAGACCCGATAGAATTCGTCTATCAGTCAAAGGGCTGCGTTTTTACCCAGAGGGAGGTGGGCGCCCACACCAACAGTTTCACGAGCGCCCTGCGGGCGGCGCTGAGGGAAGACCCCGATATCGTTCTCGTCGGGGAAATGCGGGACCTTGAAACAATAGGCGCGGCTCTGACCATAGCCGAAACCGGCCATCTTGTTTTCGGGACTCTTCACACCACAGACGCCCCCCAGACGGTTGACAGGATCATAGATGTTTTCCCCTCCCACCAGCAGGCTCAGGTCAGGACACAGCTGTCGGTGACGCTCAAAGCGGTGATAACGCAGCAGCTCCTGCCGACGCCCGACGGAAAAGGCCGCGTGGCCGCCAGAGAGATCCTCATCGTTACCCCCGCCGTGGCCAACCTCATAAGAGACGGTAAAACCCATCTCATTTACGGCGCTCTTGAGACCGGGATGAAATTCGGCATGATATCCATGGACAAAGCCCTCGCCCAGCTTGTAAAGGCGGGAAAAGTAACCAAGGAGGCGGCGCTGGCGAAATCCGGCAACCCGGAAATGATGAATCAGTATATCGCCTCCATTGGACGGGCTCCCGGAGGAATGTCGGCAGGCGTGCCCGGATCCGGCGGCGCCGGACCCGCCAAAAGGTCGTTTTGAACATGCGCTCCTCCGCGTTTAATAATTTTTTTGAAGGGGTTTCTACAGTGTCACTATTTGCTTCTTCACAAAGAGTGAGTTTTAGGATAAAATTCTAAGGAGTAAGGAATATGAGCGAGCTTAACGATTATCTAAAAGAACTTGTGGCGCTTCACGGCAGCGATCTGCATCTGAAATGCGGCCAGCCGCCCATATACAGGGTAAACGGCCAACTGACGAAAAGTGAGGAAGCGCCCTTAGGCGCGGTGGAGATCGAGGATCTTTTTAAATCCGCCGTCGGTGAAAAAAAATATTTCCGCTTCGTGGAAGAAAA belongs to Candidatus Omnitrophota bacterium and includes:
- a CDS encoding sugar phosphate isomerase/epimerase — translated: MEIGISTGLFYHKDIFPCLDKFARAGFQNIEIWAGAGDWGKNTHFDYNDEDVLVKIKTMASLKKMNICSVNAPFSGNLDISSVDEIQRSIAVSEIKKAVVLCEFFKAGYLVVHPAVKALPLTDRAFVEKKISQVKKSLADILDNAMLHGVKIACENPSPNLLGGWAQDLMEIIKDFPKEHMGICLDTGHANLIEPPDQYLEKMAPRLMALHVSDNSGDYSSHLPPGDGKIDWKKFAAALHKCGFKGVFMLEILGAARFSDPAQVLKKAFDNASEIVRKGDM
- a CDS encoding type IV pilus twitching motility protein PilT, which produces MDMIDILTAAVKMGVSDIHVVPKKPVMVRKNGAMIPLPEYQDTPLSGDDTKTLIYGMLLDDQKSQFEEHHELDCSFQIENISRFRVNVLMQKDGVAGVLRVISSAIPSPEALAFTPAMMECMKYPRGMVLVTGPTGSGKSTTLAAMLETINKERKDHILTIEDPIEFVYQSKGCVFTQREVGAHTNSFTSALRAALREDPDIVLVGEMRDLETIGAALTIAETGHLVFGTLHTTDAPQTVDRIIDVFPSHQQAQVRTQLSVTLKAVITQQLLPTPDGKGRVAAREILIVTPAVANLIRDGKTHLIYGALETGMKFGMISMDKALAQLVKAGKVTKEAALAKSGNPEMMNQYIASIGRAPGGMSAGVPGSGGAGPAKRSF
- a CDS encoding metallophosphoesterase, which gives rise to MKIGIMSDSHENMPAISEAVKIFNLEKVEKVFHAGDMISPITHAEFRKLKCPMIAVFGNNDGERAYLREKFRGLAEFYDFYSGACGGRRVFMVHVPDFVEDIASKGNYDIVIYGHTHKTDIRKSGGALIINPGECGSWLLGKKSVVILETEDLSHRLIDLS